Proteins encoded within one genomic window of Gloeobacter kilaueensis JS1:
- a CDS encoding cupredoxin domain-containing protein, protein MYIRYWPLGLSCLGFFSISLAMLTLGGRAAAIPATVTIDRFQFQPVTLKVQAGQAVRFLNKDGEPHTVAAQDGSFTSPALDTGDSWSYAFTQPGTYPYICTIHPFMRGTITVTGAKP, encoded by the coding sequence ATGTACATACGATACTGGCCCCTCGGGCTTTCCTGCCTCGGTTTTTTTAGCATCAGTCTGGCGATGCTCACCCTGGGTGGCCGGGCTGCAGCCATCCCGGCGACGGTGACGATCGACCGCTTCCAGTTCCAGCCTGTGACCTTGAAGGTGCAGGCGGGTCAGGCTGTGCGCTTCCTCAACAAGGACGGCGAGCCGCACACTGTCGCGGCCCAGGACGGCTCTTTCACCTCACCGGCCCTTGATACCGGCGATAGCTGGAGCTACGCCTTCACCCAGCCCGGCACCTACCCTTACATCTGCACCATCCACCCCTTCATGCGGGGAACGATCACCGTCACAGGAGCAAAGCCATGA
- a CDS encoding metallophosphoesterase family protein, with protein MKRSDFLRHVSWTGLGLLWSFDSRTGAFLSQRLGSAAAALPTNLNFVQISDTHIGFHKPANEHVDVTLQAAIAAINALSVPPAFVIHTGDLTQLSKPAEFDQARQLLSTLKAPLLTLPGEHDVIGDRGKLYNEQFGSRDRREGLQSWDHSGVHCVSLTNVLDFGTTGQGQIGAAQLELLAKDLTPLASDTPVVVFSHIPLFDVYPKWGWSTADARQAMNLLARFASVTVLSGHIHQVLQRAEGHIHFATAASTAFPLPAPGSAERPDPVVLPEKQRRTALGFRSIALATAKPVQLEEHPLS; from the coding sequence ATGAAGCGCAGCGACTTTCTTCGCCACGTGAGCTGGACCGGCCTCGGTCTTTTGTGGAGCTTCGATAGCCGGACTGGCGCGTTTTTATCGCAGCGGCTCGGCAGTGCGGCGGCAGCGTTGCCCACCAACTTGAACTTTGTCCAGATCTCCGACACCCATATCGGCTTTCACAAACCGGCCAACGAACACGTAGATGTCACCCTCCAGGCAGCCATCGCCGCAATCAACGCCCTGAGCGTTCCCCCCGCCTTCGTCATCCACACAGGCGATCTGACCCAACTGTCTAAACCAGCAGAATTTGATCAAGCCCGGCAACTCCTCTCAACTCTAAAAGCGCCCCTGCTCACCCTGCCCGGCGAACACGATGTAATCGGCGATCGGGGCAAGCTCTACAACGAGCAATTCGGCTCCCGCGACCGGCGCGAGGGATTGCAGTCCTGGGACCACTCCGGTGTTCACTGCGTATCGCTCACCAACGTGCTCGACTTTGGCACCACCGGCCAGGGGCAGATCGGCGCTGCCCAGCTTGAACTGCTGGCCAAAGATCTCACCCCCCTCGCAAGCGATACGCCGGTGGTCGTCTTCAGCCACATTCCCCTCTTCGATGTCTACCCAAAGTGGGGCTGGTCCACAGCCGACGCCCGGCAGGCGATGAACCTGCTCGCCCGCTTTGCCTCGGTGACGGTCCTGAGCGGCCACATCCACCAGGTGCTGCAGCGCGCCGAAGGGCACATCCACTTTGCCACCGCCGCCTCGACCGCCTTTCCCCTGCCTGCTCCCGGCAGCGCCGAGCGGCCCGACCCGGTTGTCCTGCCGGAGAAGCAACGGCGCACCGCCCTCGGATTTCGCTCCATCGCCCTTGCCACCGCCAAGCCGGTGCAGCTGGAGGAGCACCCCCTGAGCTGA